In one Niveibacterium umoris genomic region, the following are encoded:
- a CDS encoding pullulanase-associated domain-containing protein, giving the protein MKKTMISLLAVALLGTSVAYAEEQDTSDLPEKPTGLQPWTLRVHYQRDNKDYEGWGVYAWKGPRTGAPKWPGNWRFNRKDAFGVFYDVPLGEGATMMEFLITDGKGNKNCPNDQKLELASSLAQKGQEVWLRQGECKIHATKPKN; this is encoded by the coding sequence ATGAAAAAGACAATGATCTCGCTGCTGGCCGTTGCCCTCCTCGGCACCTCGGTCGCTTACGCTGAAGAGCAGGACACCTCTGATCTGCCGGAAAAGCCCACCGGTCTGCAGCCGTGGACCTTGCGCGTGCACTACCAGCGCGACAACAAGGACTACGAGGGCTGGGGCGTTTATGCCTGGAAGGGCCCGCGCACCGGCGCGCCGAAGTGGCCCGGCAACTGGCGCTTCAACCGCAAGGACGCGTTCGGCGTGTTCTACGATGTGCCGCTGGGCGAAGGCGCGACGATGATGGAATTCCTCATCACCGACGGCAAGGGCAACAAGAACTGCCCCAACGATCAGAAGCTCGAGCTCGCCAGCTCGCTCGCCCAGAAGGGTCAGGAAGTCTGGCTGCGCCAGGGCGAATGCAAGATCCACGCGACCAAGCCGAAGAACTGA
- a CDS encoding ACP phosphodiesterase: MNYLAHAFLAGPAAADRVGGIAGDFVKGLLPGTLPPDLAAGVALHRAIDVWAEQHPAFRASRARVSAGRRRYAGILVDLFYDHFLARHWPRFHPQPLTRFTAEVYAAASARAHELPVRFAAVLPHMCDHDWLAAYRERAHVAAALDGMSRRRARQPNPLAGAIEELDACPAGFEADCLDFLPDALAFVAARRAGA; this comes from the coding sequence GTGAATTATCTCGCACATGCCTTCCTTGCCGGCCCCGCAGCGGCCGATCGTGTTGGCGGCATTGCCGGCGATTTCGTCAAAGGCCTGCTGCCGGGCACGCTGCCGCCGGATCTTGCCGCCGGTGTTGCCCTGCATCGTGCGATCGACGTCTGGGCCGAGCAGCACCCGGCCTTCCGTGCCAGCCGCGCGCGGGTCAGCGCCGGGCGCCGACGCTACGCCGGCATTCTCGTCGACCTGTTCTACGACCACTTCCTTGCGCGGCACTGGCCGCGCTTCCATCCGCAGCCGCTGACGCGCTTCACTGCGGAAGTCTACGCCGCGGCGTCGGCGCGTGCGCACGAACTGCCGGTCCGTTTCGCTGCAGTCCTGCCGCACATGTGCGACCACGATTGGCTGGCGGCCTACCGCGAGCGCGCGCATGTGGCTGCTGCCCTCGACGGCATGAGCCGGCGCCGCGCCCGCCAACCCAACCCGCTGGCGGGTGCGATCGAGGAACTCGATGCCTGCCCCGCCGGATTCGAAGCCGACTGCCTGGATTTCCTGCCCGATGCGCTGGCTTTCGTTGCCGCCCGTCGCGCAGGGGCTTGA
- a CDS encoding cytochrome b, protein MSLGNTERQFGPVARALHWLSALLVVAAIGLIESHDFFEKGSSARSLTAILHMQAGALVLVLTLPRLFWRFTQVLPSITPPPPAWQNGLAHAMHFVFYALLLALPLSGIAMRQAHGDVVTLLGVSLPALIAPNDDLHETLESLHELMGNAMILLVLAHVAAAVVHHRIQRDDTLTRMLPPRR, encoded by the coding sequence ATGTCACTGGGGAACACGGAACGGCAATTCGGGCCGGTCGCACGGGCTTTGCACTGGTTGTCGGCCTTGCTGGTGGTCGCCGCCATCGGGCTGATCGAATCGCACGACTTCTTCGAGAAAGGCAGCAGTGCACGTTCGCTCACCGCGATCCTGCACATGCAGGCCGGCGCACTCGTGCTGGTGCTGACGCTGCCGCGCCTCTTCTGGCGCTTCACCCAAGTGCTGCCATCGATCACGCCGCCGCCGCCCGCCTGGCAGAACGGCCTCGCGCACGCGATGCACTTCGTTTTCTATGCCCTGCTGCTGGCCCTGCCGCTGAGCGGCATCGCGATGCGCCAGGCGCATGGCGACGTGGTGACCCTGCTCGGCGTGTCGCTGCCCGCGCTGATCGCGCCGAACGATGATCTGCATGAAACGCTGGAATCGCTGCACGAGCTGATGGGCAACGCGATGATCCTGCTGGTGCTGGCGCATGTGGCCGCTGCCGTGGTGCATCACCGCATCCAGCGCGACGACACGCTCACAAGGATGTTGCCGCCGCGGCGTTAA
- a CDS encoding sensor domain-containing diguanylate cyclase produces the protein MINRVELHSAWNALVQSWRPVWQASHDNARWSVFASHCDRLAALARDGELDEVETAIAPLVDLLTALRQPGDAEKARVDQLLPGVFAAVRAALSQRARAPERSAGDDTLPLVVLLAKEIAPYHELLAQMVHYGYTFKVFTQFRHGVRYAVMNRAVAVVAELDGTLDEETSAVVTELNRCNLKWFALSPEGSFKVRLQAVRHDAQGFFVAPLTVNTLVDAVDPLAFESKDEPYRVLALDDSPTVLATVERILSQFPNIHMRGLREPSRILETLMDFAPDVLLLDFHMDGCTGLEVARIIRQNKAFESIPIAYLTSETSEEVQQEAMRQGGDDFLTKPISAAQLVNAVVSKAERYRGLRRLMVEDSLTGLFNHVKTKTLLQQTLLLADRQGVPVSYAILDIDHFKQVNDTYGHTTGDKVIKALARFLRQRMRRSDVVGRYGGEEFVVVLFDSTPEDALERVETLRKGFGGIFHQTDQGMFASTFSAGIAHFPAYPTMMELMVAADDALYASKRAGRNRCTLADRSIPD, from the coding sequence ATGATCAACCGCGTCGAGCTTCACTCTGCCTGGAACGCCCTGGTGCAATCCTGGCGCCCTGTCTGGCAGGCCAGCCATGACAACGCGCGGTGGTCGGTTTTCGCGTCGCACTGCGATCGGCTCGCTGCGCTTGCCCGCGACGGCGAGCTCGATGAAGTGGAAACGGCGATCGCGCCGCTGGTGGACCTGCTGACCGCGCTGCGCCAGCCCGGCGATGCCGAAAAGGCGCGCGTCGACCAGTTACTGCCGGGCGTCTTCGCCGCGGTGCGCGCGGCGCTTTCGCAGCGTGCCCGTGCGCCGGAACGCAGCGCCGGTGACGACACGCTGCCGCTGGTGGTGTTGCTGGCCAAGGAAATTGCGCCGTACCACGAGCTGCTGGCGCAGATGGTGCACTACGGCTACACCTTCAAGGTGTTCACCCAGTTCCGTCATGGCGTGCGCTATGCGGTGATGAACCGCGCGGTGGCCGTGGTCGCCGAGCTCGACGGCACCCTCGACGAGGAAACTTCGGCCGTCGTGACCGAACTGAACCGCTGCAACCTGAAGTGGTTTGCGCTCTCGCCCGAGGGCAGCTTCAAGGTTCGCCTGCAGGCGGTGCGCCATGATGCGCAAGGCTTCTTTGTCGCGCCGCTGACCGTGAATACGCTGGTGGATGCGGTCGACCCGCTGGCCTTCGAATCCAAAGACGAGCCCTACCGCGTACTCGCGCTGGACGATTCACCCACCGTGCTGGCCACGGTCGAGCGCATTCTCAGCCAGTTTCCGAACATCCACATGCGCGGTCTGCGCGAACCTTCGCGCATCCTCGAAACCCTGATGGATTTCGCGCCCGACGTGCTGCTGCTGGACTTCCACATGGACGGCTGCACCGGGCTGGAAGTGGCGCGCATCATCCGCCAGAACAAGGCCTTCGAATCGATTCCGATCGCCTACCTGACCAGCGAGACCAGCGAGGAAGTGCAGCAGGAAGCGATGCGCCAGGGCGGCGACGACTTCCTGACCAAGCCGATCTCGGCCGCGCAGCTGGTCAACGCCGTGGTCAGCAAGGCCGAGCGCTACCGCGGCCTGCGCCGCCTGATGGTGGAAGACAGCCTGACCGGGCTGTTCAATCATGTGAAGACCAAGACGCTGTTGCAGCAAACCCTGCTGCTGGCCGACCGCCAGGGCGTGCCGGTCAGCTACGCGATCCTCGACATCGACCACTTCAAGCAGGTCAACGACACCTACGGCCACACCACCGGCGACAAGGTGATCAAGGCGCTCGCGCGCTTCCTGCGCCAGCGCATGCGGCGCTCGGACGTGGTCGGCCGCTATGGCGGCGAAGAATTCGTGGTTGTGCTGTTCGACAGCACGCCTGAAGATGCCCTTGAGCGTGTCGAAACCCTGCGCAAGGGCTTCGGCGGCATCTTCCATCAGACCGATCAGGGCATGTTCGCATCCACCTTCAGTGCCGGCATCGCGCATTTCCCGGCCTATCCGACGATGATGGAACTGATGGTCGCTGCCGACGACGCGCTTTACGCCTCCAAGCGCGCCGGCCGGAACCGCTGCACCCTGGCCGATCGCAGCATCCCCGATTGA